A genomic segment from Segniliparus rotundus DSM 44985 encodes:
- the rpsK gene encoding 30S ribosomal protein S11 — MPPKNRAAGVKKVRRREKKNIPNGAAHIKSTFNNTIVSITDPEGNVIAWASSGHVGFKGSRKSTPFAAQLAAENAARKAQEHGLKKVDVFVKGPGSGRETAIRSLQAAGLEVGNISDVTPQPHNGCRPPKRRRV, encoded by the coding sequence ATGCCACCGAAGAACCGCGCCGCAGGCGTGAAGAAAGTCCGTCGTCGGGAAAAGAAGAACATCCCGAACGGGGCCGCCCACATCAAGTCCACGTTCAACAACACGATCGTCTCGATCACCGACCCCGAGGGCAATGTCATCGCGTGGGCCTCGTCCGGACACGTCGGCTTCAAAGGCTCCCGCAAGTCCACTCCCTTCGCCGCGCAGCTCGCCGCCGAGAACGCGGCCCGCAAGGCGCAGGAGCACGGTCTTAAGAAAGTCGACGTCTTCGTCAAGGGCCCCGGTTCTGGCCGGGAGACCGCGATCCGCTCCCTCCAGGCCGCTGGTCTTGAGGTCGGCAACATTTCTGACGTCACGCCGCAGCCGCACAACGGCTGCCGCCCGCCGAAGCGTCGCAGGGTCTAG
- the rpsM gene encoding 30S ribosomal protein S13, whose protein sequence is MARLAGVDLPRDKRLEIALTYIYGIGRTKSKEILAATGLSPDLRTKDLTDANVAQLREYIENSLKVEGDLRREVQADIRRKVEIGCYQGLRHRRGLPVRGQRTKTNARTRKGPKKTIAGKKKAR, encoded by the coding sequence ATGGCTCGTTTGGCAGGGGTCGACCTCCCGCGCGACAAGCGCCTGGAGATCGCGCTCACTTACATCTATGGCATCGGCCGCACCAAGTCGAAAGAAATCTTGGCTGCGACCGGCCTCTCGCCGGACCTTCGGACGAAGGACCTGACCGACGCCAACGTCGCCCAGCTGCGCGAGTACATCGAGAACTCCCTGAAAGTGGAGGGCGACCTGCGCCGCGAGGTGCAGGCCGACATTCGCCGCAAGGTTGAGATCGGCTGCTACCAAGGTCTGCGCCACCGTCGCGGCCTTCCGGTCCGCGGCCAGCGCACCAAGACGAACGCACGTACCCGCAAGGGGCCCAAGAAGACTATCGCCGGCAAGAAGAAGGCCAGGTAA
- the rpmJ gene encoding 50S ribosomal protein L36, whose product MKVQPSVKRICDKCKVIRRHGRVMVICENLRHKQRQG is encoded by the coding sequence GTGAAGGTGCAACCGAGCGTCAAGCGGATCTGCGACAAGTGCAAAGTGATTCGGCGACACGGCCGGGTCATGGTGATTTGCGAGAACCTGCGCCACAAGCAGCGTCAGGGGTGA
- the infA gene encoding translation initiation factor IF-1, with protein MAKKDGAIEVEGRVVEPLPNATFRVELDNGHKVLAHISGKMRQHYIRILPEDRVVVELSPYDLSRGRIVYRYK; from the coding sequence ATGGCTAAAAAAGACGGCGCCATCGAGGTCGAAGGCCGAGTGGTCGAACCACTGCCCAACGCGACATTTCGCGTTGAGCTGGACAACGGCCATAAAGTGCTCGCCCATATCAGTGGCAAGATGCGGCAACACTACATCCGCATTCTGCCGGAGGACCGGGTCGTCGTCGAGCTTTCCCCGTACGACCTGTCCCGAGGCCGGATTGTGTACCGGTACAAGTAA
- a CDS encoding MgtC/SapB family protein — protein sequence MTEWEMLLRVATGVGLGTVIGIERQYRSRRAGLRTNALVAVGSTLFVLLSAHGFGPGSVGTPDPTRVAAQIVSGIGFLGGGVILRDGFSVRGLNTAATLWCTAAVGALAGAGLYSTAVVGTAAVVVVNVLLRLFARQIDRFPASEQAESEDPAVIYEVVAVVKTKAAVRVRAQLLQTLGRSDFQLISMTSTETDHDGLVEVRAEFSAEHREDRQLEVVTTPLGLEPSVSSVRWGVRPENDEHEEQK from the coding sequence GTGACCGAATGGGAAATGCTGTTACGCGTGGCCACCGGGGTCGGCCTCGGCACAGTGATCGGCATTGAGCGGCAGTACCGGTCCAGGCGCGCGGGGCTCCGGACCAACGCGTTGGTCGCGGTTGGATCGACCTTGTTCGTCTTGCTCTCCGCCCACGGCTTCGGTCCGGGCTCGGTCGGCACGCCCGACCCGACCCGAGTCGCGGCGCAGATCGTGTCCGGCATTGGATTTCTCGGCGGCGGCGTCATCCTGCGCGACGGATTCTCTGTGCGAGGTTTGAACACGGCCGCGACGCTCTGGTGCACCGCGGCGGTCGGGGCGCTCGCCGGCGCGGGCCTGTACTCGACCGCCGTCGTCGGAACGGCGGCGGTCGTCGTCGTCAATGTCCTCCTGCGTCTTTTCGCCCGCCAGATCGACCGCTTCCCGGCGTCTGAGCAAGCCGAGTCCGAAGACCCGGCTGTCATCTACGAAGTCGTCGCCGTGGTCAAAACGAAGGCCGCCGTCCGGGTCCGGGCGCAGTTGCTTCAGACTCTTGGCCGCTCTGATTTCCAGCTCATCTCCATGACCAGCACCGAAACGGACCACGACGGCCTCGTCGAGGTCCGGGCGGAATTCTCGGCCGAACACCGCGAAGACCGTCAATTAGAAGTGGTCACCACCCCCCTGGGCCTTGAGCCATCGGTGAGCAGCGTGCGATGGGGAGTCCGTCCCGAAAACGATGAGCACGAAGAACAGAAATAA
- a CDS encoding MmpS family transport accessory protein, giving the protein MIAVLWIAAGTYVLTSKDVALPAGNKEPKQPPLASLSLSLNPKNVAYEALAPAGQEVTVSYLDEKAKTQLFIGPAPWRSIVTTRDIGFVAGVTVLTQNGPVTCRISVDGQVIDEKTGTGENPSVSCNLVGFQKLPM; this is encoded by the coding sequence ATGATCGCCGTGCTCTGGATCGCCGCAGGAACCTATGTCCTCACCTCGAAAGACGTGGCCCTCCCCGCAGGAAACAAAGAGCCGAAACAACCACCACTCGCCAGCCTCAGTCTTTCTTTGAATCCGAAGAATGTCGCTTATGAGGCGTTGGCTCCAGCAGGACAAGAAGTGACTGTCTCGTATTTGGATGAAAAAGCAAAGACTCAGCTTTTCATCGGTCCCGCTCCTTGGCGGAGCATTGTGACCACTCGGGACATCGGCTTCGTGGCCGGAGTGACCGTTTTGACGCAAAACGGCCCGGTGACGTGTCGGATCAGTGTTGACGGCCAAGTCATCGACGAGAAAACCGGCACCGGGGAAAACCCATCGGTCAGCTGCAATTTGGTCGGTTTCCAAAAACTCCCCATGTAA
- a CDS encoding RND family transporter, whose product MGTSGPDTLSAQHDTGSAPRKTGWKTPTIRISSLIAKFALPIVAVWVFAAAALNLFAPPFESLLKNHDRPLFPTNTESAAALMRMGKAFGESITNNQAVLIVEKDRPFDQADRQYRLDLLRQLTDDKEHVKSVFDMWSDPQLAAAVESPDKELAYLQMNLAGDIGSAKGYEAVEAVQSIVDSLPKPPGTNVFIAGMSQAAVDEINAVLADSSWLAAVSAALIAILLLVVYRSVSVTALSLLSIGLVLAAAFPMVNLLVEADVLPTSLFTNAIMGALLIGAAADYSIFLIGRYQEGRRKGLSVDAAYRAAYRGVAPVILASGLTVCGGLACMGFAQLDILKSMGLPCAVGMAVATLCALTATPAMLLLGAKWFTLFEPRERGEYTNIWQRIGTRVARWPKPVCAVALGILTLFMLAVPTANFNYDEISFIPKKLESAKGVQAMQEHFPSSQLYPETVLIQSTHDLRNSSDIGTLEQVAQKISQMPDVIAVQWLTRPTGVPLTQTSLGYGISYAGAMLSQNSELIKNRVAQLHTLTENLNQIIGTIDGLQGTLDAAGRQSGGLKSSSSQLTSNFNKLNKQLHLLRQLLQPTIDTTAAKDIKQCLGDQECIGAAKAARGAVSGFASADQLAKALQQLQTLTGSLGEGISGAAASVPLLTRSLSQLRDTVAAVNTAVEPLANQLGVVAYLMQDVGKSSAGNGSFFYFPAALLGDPRIKPYVNAMFSQDGKTTRMIVMGKSSSYSSVGMARAQELAPTVAGALKHTPLEGSTASVSGAAAMVTDTHTVLERDEKVLLVAALTVIFTVVLFLLRSVIAAGVVIASVAISFLSTLGVSVLVWQHILGVQVHWSIPAAVFAVLIAVGADYNMLVVSRFKEEMGAGVRTGVIRSMTGTGAVVTTAGMVFAMTMFSMLGSSLLHLAQLGFTIGVGLIIDTFVVRTFIVPTVAVMLGEKFWWPIRLQDLRP is encoded by the coding sequence ATGGGCACTTCTGGGCCTGACACGCTTTCAGCCCAACACGACACCGGAAGCGCGCCTCGAAAAACCGGCTGGAAAACCCCAACGATCCGTATTTCTTCCCTCATCGCGAAATTCGCCCTGCCCATCGTGGCGGTCTGGGTGTTCGCGGCGGCCGCTCTCAACCTTTTCGCCCCGCCGTTCGAAAGCCTGCTCAAAAACCACGACCGCCCGCTTTTCCCCACCAACACCGAATCCGCCGCCGCGCTCATGCGCATGGGCAAAGCCTTCGGCGAGTCCATCACCAACAACCAGGCCGTCCTCATCGTAGAGAAAGACAGGCCTTTCGACCAAGCCGACCGGCAATACCGACTTGACCTGCTCCGTCAGCTCACCGATGACAAGGAACATGTCAAATCCGTGTTTGACATGTGGTCCGACCCGCAGCTGGCGGCAGCTGTGGAAAGCCCGGACAAGGAACTCGCGTACCTACAGATGAACCTCGCAGGCGACATCGGCTCCGCAAAGGGCTACGAGGCAGTCGAAGCGGTGCAGTCGATCGTCGATTCCCTCCCTAAACCGCCTGGCACAAATGTCTTTATCGCAGGAATGAGCCAAGCGGCCGTCGACGAGATCAACGCGGTGCTCGCCGACTCGAGCTGGTTGGCAGCTGTGTCCGCCGCGCTCATCGCGATCCTGCTCCTGGTGGTCTACCGGTCTGTGTCGGTCACGGCCCTCTCGCTTCTGAGCATCGGGCTCGTCCTCGCAGCTGCTTTCCCCATGGTGAATTTGCTCGTGGAAGCGGACGTGCTCCCGACGTCGCTCTTCACCAACGCCATCATGGGCGCCCTGCTGATCGGCGCGGCAGCCGATTACTCGATCTTCCTCATCGGCCGTTATCAAGAGGGCAGACGCAAAGGACTGAGCGTCGACGCCGCATACCGCGCCGCATATCGCGGGGTCGCGCCCGTCATCCTCGCCTCAGGGCTCACCGTCTGCGGCGGGCTCGCCTGCATGGGCTTCGCCCAGCTCGACATCCTGAAATCTATGGGCCTGCCCTGTGCCGTCGGCATGGCCGTTGCGACTCTGTGCGCGCTGACGGCCACCCCCGCGATGCTGCTCCTGGGTGCGAAATGGTTCACGCTCTTCGAACCGCGCGAGCGAGGAGAGTACACAAATATCTGGCAGCGGATCGGCACGCGCGTCGCCCGTTGGCCGAAGCCGGTCTGCGCCGTGGCCTTGGGAATCTTGACGCTCTTCATGCTGGCTGTGCCGACAGCGAACTTCAACTACGACGAAATCTCATTCATCCCGAAGAAGCTGGAAAGCGCCAAAGGAGTGCAGGCGATGCAGGAGCACTTCCCGTCGAGCCAGCTCTACCCCGAAACCGTGCTCATCCAGTCGACCCATGATCTGCGCAATTCCTCAGACATCGGCACCCTCGAGCAAGTCGCGCAAAAAATCAGCCAAATGCCGGATGTCATAGCGGTGCAATGGCTCACCCGCCCGACTGGCGTGCCGCTCACGCAGACTTCCCTCGGCTACGGCATCAGCTACGCCGGGGCGATGCTCTCGCAGAACAGCGAGCTGATCAAGAACCGCGTCGCCCAGCTGCACACACTCACCGAAAACTTGAACCAGATCATCGGCACAATTGACGGGCTGCAAGGAACACTCGACGCCGCAGGACGGCAAAGCGGCGGGCTGAAGAGCTCGTCCTCGCAGCTCACGTCGAACTTCAACAAGCTGAACAAACAGTTGCACCTGTTGCGGCAGCTCCTGCAGCCCACGATCGACACGACTGCGGCAAAAGATATCAAACAATGCCTCGGCGACCAGGAATGCATCGGGGCGGCGAAAGCGGCGCGGGGCGCGGTGTCGGGATTCGCCAGCGCGGACCAACTCGCCAAAGCCCTCCAACAGCTGCAAACCCTCACCGGTTCGCTCGGCGAGGGCATCTCGGGGGCTGCCGCGTCGGTTCCGCTGCTCACCCGCTCGCTCAGCCAATTGCGCGACACCGTCGCAGCGGTCAACACTGCCGTCGAGCCGCTCGCCAACCAACTCGGCGTCGTCGCGTACCTGATGCAGGACGTCGGCAAGAGTTCGGCGGGCAATGGTTCTTTCTTCTACTTTCCGGCGGCCCTGCTCGGCGATCCGAGGATCAAACCCTATGTGAACGCCATGTTCTCCCAGGACGGCAAAACCACGCGCATGATCGTCATGGGCAAAAGTTCGAGCTATAGCTCCGTCGGGATGGCCCGCGCCCAGGAGCTGGCGCCCACTGTGGCAGGCGCGTTGAAGCACACCCCGCTCGAAGGCAGCACGGCCAGTGTGAGCGGGGCCGCGGCCATGGTCACCGACACGCACACCGTCCTCGAGCGGGACGAAAAAGTGCTGCTCGTCGCGGCGCTCACCGTGATCTTCACTGTCGTGCTGTTCTTGCTGCGCAGTGTGATCGCCGCAGGCGTCGTCATCGCTTCGGTGGCGATCTCGTTCCTCTCCACGCTCGGGGTGAGCGTGCTGGTCTGGCAGCACATCCTCGGCGTCCAGGTGCATTGGTCGATTCCAGCGGCAGTCTTCGCTGTGCTCATCGCGGTCGGGGCGGACTACAACATGCTCGTCGTCTCACGTTTCAAGGAAGAGATGGGCGCTGGTGTCAGAACCGGCGTGATCCGCTCGATGACCGGCACCGGCGCAGTGGTGACCACAGCGGGCATGGTCTTCGCGATGACCATGTTCAGCATGCTGGGCTCCAGTCTGCTGCATCTCGCGCAGCTCGGCTTCACCATCGGCGTCGGACTCATCATCGACACTTTCGTGGTGCGCACCTTCATCGTGCCCACAGTCGCAGTCATGCTCGGGGAGAAGTTCTGGTGGCCGATACGCCTGCAAGACCTTCGCCCCTGA
- a CDS encoding SDR family oxidoreductase, whose amino-acid sequence MSMTSPAADPTGASTTGPTRYLVTGGTGFIGRRVIARLLARDPEALVHALVRRESAQKLDALKAGWPGGERVRALVGDIAEPGFAVSGDLPQVDHIVHLAAIYDMAASDQANRAANIDGTRHAVEVARRLGAALHHISSVAVAGDFKGEFTEEDFDLGQGFLNAYQETKFEAEKLVREAIDLTWRVYRPSAVLGDSRTGAIDKIDGPYYFFPLLSRLAKLPKFLPLAIPDAGVQNYVPVDFVADGVVALIHSSTAPGASGQRVFHLMSPQSHSFTDLYRALAPAIGGPKWAFPLPKQLVRPFLSMLKRKPLNQVKDLWFQNRHIPPAMLDFAGLSTTFTTAETEAALAPDGVRCPPLASYATKIWDYWYEHLDPWRFARPHPDGPLVGKVVLITGASSGIGRATAIKAAEKGAITLLVARNGEDLDVVSKQIRAKGGAAHPYVCDITDQSAVDLLVKTVLGEHGHVDFLVNNAGRSIRRTADKTLGRLHDLERTIAINYYGAAHLILALLPGMRARRSGHIVNITTIGVQLRISRFSAYIASKTALEGFSDCVAAEVIADNVTFTNIRMPLIRTPMIAPTDDYQSVRAATPEKAAAMVIRGLVERPAQIDTPGGSFMELFRIFFPKTNARILHQHFLMEDESQAAAAGDETGDEIERREREAPSAIPRNANPVMNRLRRGARRLRLVHYGRKAANLALPVHW is encoded by the coding sequence ATGTCCATGACCTCCCCCGCCGCCGATCCCACTGGCGCGTCGACGACCGGGCCGACACGCTATCTGGTGACTGGCGGCACAGGTTTCATCGGTCGCCGCGTCATCGCGCGGCTGCTCGCGCGCGACCCAGAGGCGTTGGTCCACGCTTTAGTGCGCCGCGAGTCCGCCCAAAAGCTCGACGCGCTCAAAGCCGGCTGGCCCGGAGGCGAACGAGTCCGCGCGCTCGTCGGGGACATCGCTGAGCCCGGCTTCGCGGTGTCCGGCGACCTGCCGCAGGTGGACCACATCGTGCACTTGGCCGCCATCTACGATATGGCCGCCTCCGACCAAGCAAACCGGGCGGCGAACATCGACGGCACCCGCCATGCGGTCGAAGTCGCGCGGCGGCTCGGAGCCGCGCTGCACCACATCTCGTCGGTGGCGGTGGCCGGCGACTTCAAGGGCGAGTTCACCGAGGAGGACTTCGACCTCGGCCAAGGCTTCCTCAACGCGTACCAAGAGACGAAGTTCGAGGCTGAGAAGCTGGTCCGCGAGGCGATCGATCTCACTTGGCGGGTGTACCGCCCGTCTGCGGTGCTCGGCGACTCGCGCACGGGGGCGATCGACAAAATCGACGGGCCCTACTACTTCTTCCCTCTTTTGAGCCGGCTCGCGAAGCTGCCGAAATTCCTGCCGCTCGCGATTCCTGACGCGGGAGTGCAAAACTACGTCCCCGTGGACTTCGTCGCCGACGGCGTCGTCGCCCTCATCCACTCCTCCACCGCCCCTGGAGCATCAGGTCAGCGCGTCTTCCACCTCATGAGCCCGCAGTCGCACTCCTTCACGGACCTCTACCGGGCGCTGGCCCCGGCCATAGGTGGGCCGAAATGGGCTTTCCCCCTTCCGAAACAGCTGGTCAGACCGTTCTTGTCCATGCTCAAGCGCAAGCCGCTGAACCAAGTCAAAGACCTTTGGTTCCAGAACCGCCACATCCCGCCCGCCATGCTCGACTTCGCCGGACTCAGCACGACATTCACCACTGCGGAGACCGAAGCCGCGCTCGCGCCGGACGGCGTCCGATGCCCTCCCCTGGCGAGCTACGCCACGAAGATCTGGGACTACTGGTACGAGCACCTCGACCCCTGGCGTTTCGCCCGACCCCATCCGGACGGACCCCTCGTCGGCAAAGTCGTCCTCATCACGGGCGCGTCCTCGGGAATTGGCCGCGCGACTGCGATCAAGGCCGCGGAGAAAGGCGCGATCACGCTCCTCGTCGCCCGCAACGGCGAGGACTTGGACGTGGTCTCGAAACAGATCCGCGCCAAGGGCGGGGCGGCGCACCCGTACGTCTGCGACATCACCGACCAGAGCGCCGTCGACCTTCTGGTCAAAACGGTGCTCGGCGAGCACGGACATGTGGATTTCTTGGTGAACAACGCAGGCAGGTCGATCCGGCGCACAGCGGACAAGACTTTGGGGCGCTTGCACGACCTCGAGCGGACTATTGCGATCAACTACTACGGGGCCGCCCATCTCATCCTCGCGCTTCTGCCGGGCATGCGCGCCCGGCGCTCGGGGCACATCGTGAACATCACGACCATCGGCGTGCAGTTGCGGATCAGCCGCTTCTCGGCCTACATCGCCTCGAAGACCGCCCTGGAAGGTTTCAGCGACTGCGTCGCCGCCGAGGTGATCGCCGACAATGTGACGTTCACAAACATTCGGATGCCGCTCATCCGCACCCCGATGATCGCCCCGACCGACGACTACCAGAGCGTGCGGGCCGCGACGCCGGAGAAGGCGGCGGCGATGGTCATCCGGGGCCTTGTCGAACGGCCCGCCCAGATCGACACCCCGGGCGGGAGCTTCATGGAGCTGTTCCGGATCTTTTTCCCGAAGACCAACGCGCGAATCCTGCACCAGCACTTCCTCATGGAAGACGAGTCGCAGGCCGCCGCCGCCGGGGATGAGACCGGCGACGAGATCGAGCGCCGGGAACGCGAGGCTCCTTCTGCGATTCCCCGCAATGCCAACCCTGTGATGAACCGCCTGCGCCGAGGAGCCCGGCGGCTCCGGCTCGTCCACTATGGGCGCAAAGCCGCCAACCTCGCCCTCCCCGTGCACTGGTAG
- a CDS encoding pirin family protein, with protein MGVDVRRAGDRLRTELDWLNSWHSFSFGDHYDPQNTHFGVLLANNDDTLRPSGGFATHPHRDMEIVTWVLSGALEHWDSAGHRGVITPGVAQRMTAGRGVRHAERNGGSDSDVRFVQMWVPPDETGLEPGYAQAELADSQLAGRFAVIASGMAKHRGETAVRIANSRAALHAARLSPGEAVTLPDAPFAHLFIAKGTVELEACGELAGADAARLAAAGARRATATTAAEILVWEMGIDMGAMRMSGSPATG; from the coding sequence ATGGGCGTCGACGTCCGCCGCGCTGGCGACCGGCTGCGCACCGAGCTCGATTGGCTCAACTCGTGGCACAGCTTCTCTTTCGGCGACCACTACGACCCGCAGAACACGCACTTCGGCGTGCTCTTGGCGAACAACGACGACACCCTGCGGCCGTCGGGCGGGTTCGCGACCCATCCGCACCGGGACATGGAAATCGTCACCTGGGTGCTCTCCGGCGCGTTGGAGCACTGGGACTCGGCCGGCCACCGCGGCGTGATCACTCCTGGCGTCGCGCAGCGGATGACCGCTGGCCGAGGTGTTCGGCATGCAGAACGGAACGGCGGCTCCGACAGCGACGTCCGGTTTGTGCAGATGTGGGTTCCGCCCGATGAGACAGGCCTCGAACCTGGCTACGCGCAGGCGGAACTCGCGGATTCGCAGCTCGCCGGACGGTTCGCGGTGATCGCCTCGGGGATGGCCAAGCACCGAGGCGAGACCGCCGTGCGGATCGCGAACTCGCGCGCCGCGCTGCATGCGGCCCGTCTCTCCCCAGGCGAGGCGGTGACATTGCCGGACGCCCCGTTCGCGCATCTCTTCATCGCGAAAGGCACGGTGGAACTGGAAGCGTGCGGGGAACTCGCTGGCGCAGACGCGGCGCGATTGGCCGCAGCAGGGGCGCGGCGGGCCACAGCGACGACGGCGGCAGAAATACTGGTCTGGGAGATGGGCATCGATATGGGGGCCATGAGGATGAGCGGGTCGCCCGCAACGGGATAG